The genomic interval AAGAGCCAAAATGCAATTCATTGGTCACCACCTACTTTTTTCAAGCATTTCCTCCATGAAGGATTATAAGTATTCTTAGAATTCCAGTGCAGCTGATTTAGCGTGGGATTTAAGCCTGAGATTTATGTTACATATTTCCtctggtcaaccgcttagagatgtctctCTGGAGGAAACAAGGATGTTCGCCTTTGCACAACAGTtacacacaaacctatacaacaggaaaaggaaacacccccaaaaaatacaaagtgcttcaatgaaaataacaacacttacaaacacataaagaaagTGGATTACACGGtcaataaaaacactgacaccATAAAGAAATACAGCAGTGGTAGTATGGCCGGTGAATTGCCCTTCATTCCCACAGAAAAGGTGcgattacaaacacacacatctttaattGCTTACCGTTTACAATATCTAGCATTTGTGTTTTCAACACTTTAATTAGTAAGGCAACAGTGATGTGGAATGTACAGCAGAGTCCCAGGCTGTTGTTGAAAACGTCCCCTGACAGTTGAACTGAAGGTTAGAGGTTTAAAGATGCACTATAATACATAATCATATTACTGGTGGAGCTGCATTCAATCCTTGTCACACTATTCCTTCAGAGAAACATCCTCAGACAGAAATCCTGACCTTCTGTATCTCTGCAGGTCGCGTTGTGAACATAACCAGCATATTGGGCAGGATGGGAAACACCCTGAGTTCTCCGTACTGCATTTCCAAATACGGCCTGGAGGCCTTTTCCGATTGCCTTCGCTACGAGATGAAAACCTGGGGAGTCAAAGTGTCCATCGTGGAACCAGGGAACTTCATAGGCGCCACCGCCATCATGACGCGGGAGAGCATCGCCATCACGGCCAACAAGCTGTGGAAGGAGGCGCCCTCGCAGCTGAAGGAGGACTATGGGAAGGCCCACTTCGAGCTGGTCATGGCTCACATccgctccagcagcagcagtggacaGAAGGATGTGGCCCCGGTACTGGATGACATCACCGATGCCGTCACGTCGAAGCACCCGTACACTCGTTACCACACGATGGAGCCGCACTGCTGGATCCGGGTTCAGGTGATGACCCATCTGCCCGCCGCCATGTCCGACTTCCTCTACATCTAGAAGCTGTTCGTGTGCATCTGCAGCCCATAATCGAACCACAGCCTCTGCACTTTAAACATTCACTGATCAAGACTTCATGTTTGAACTGTTAGTCAACTAATACCTTACCTGTTTTACAAGATGTATAACTTTATAACAGCACACACTATCAACATCAGTCGGATACAAATTAAGCATGGATTTGTGTCAACAACAGGTGCTTTGGTCTTTAATAACAAACTACTATCTCCATATTCAGACGCCAGAAAGTTTTCAGGCTTGTGAACACTGAGTGACAATGTGAACCCTCTTAATGATCATGGTATGTACAATACTCCTTCCCCCCCCCACAGTGTATGTAACTCAGAATGTGTTTCAGGGTCAAAGTGATTGAGTGGGACAAATATACTCTCAGTGTTAACTacttaaaacatttacacagtaaaCAACATAGTAAacagatatacatttatatcaCTGATATTTGTAATCTGGCATTATTGGAAGCGTCCGGGCCCCCACCGACATGGGGACGAAGGCTTCTGTTGTGTCCAGCGCCGGAACCAACCGGGGTCAGCTACTGTAAGGCCGTGGTGAGACTTTGGCTCGAATCAGCACAAAGTTACGCAACAACAACACAGGCCTACTTTGTCTCACATGGGCCTGAgatcctgggggggggggggggggggggatttatgAGATTAAGGGGCTaacttgaacaaaaacaaaaaagccgCCCATGTTTAGTAATACAGAAAAGTATTAGAATCTAATACGTGAATGAtcacagtgttgttttcaaGAGTAATCTGGAATAAAGTTACTACaaaatgatgtttaaatattGGCCTGGGTGTTATTGGGAGGTGTAAGGACACACGTCGCCACTAGATGGCGCCATCGTACCATGCTAAACCACAGCTGTTAAAAAGTCCCTGTTTAAACTGCAGTATTATCAGATCACAACCAAACCCAAGCACAGGGAACCAAGGAAATCTACAGTTGTCAGAAAATAAGGCTAGTTTGCAAAACGTTTGTTTTTGTATCCAATAGAAACAAGTGTAGGGAAAAAGGAAAGTTAAAGTATCAACATTTAACACTTAATGGGGCCCTATTACGgtcatttcaggttcatatgtttgttttttagcctttgcagaccattcacatgcacagaaaccaataaacacactacaggaagggaaCAGCATGATAGGGCTCTTTAAGGAGAAAGGACCAACAATTGAAACAGATCACAAcaatacttctttttttatgccGTTTATTACGTCTTTCGAACACTCTAATAAACTCTTCTAAATTATTACACCTGAAGACGATCTCCCTCCCCCCCTTGCCCGCCCCCCGCCATAAAAACAGTATTAAGAGCATGACATTAAATTTCACAGCACTGCCTTTATCATTCCACAGCATGGATCTGTTTCTCTTCACTCTATCATACAGAAAAAAGCTCCGTGGGACAAAGAACACCAAGAAAAGCAGCACAAAAAAGCACCAAAAGTGTAAAAGCACGGTCGTTTATTCGGGATATCATCGAGACATCAGAGTCAAGATCATCTCAGGATTGGTTAGTGGACTAGAAAAGTGGTTCCCAGCTGCTCTGTAGTTTCTTGATTTGACAAACGACCTCTCGATAATATCCGTCACCACTGACCCCCGTGTCTTCATAAGCAAACCCATTTCTGTACAGCTACAAGGCTCTGCTCATGCGGCCTCCGTTGGTGTAAAGTGAAAAGAGAACTCCCAGTTAATAACGATACCTATGCGAGGAGATGCTGCGGTTCTGTAATCCAATATCAAGTAACACATGTAAGTA from Eleginops maclovinus isolate JMC-PN-2008 ecotype Puerto Natales chromosome 21, JC_Emac_rtc_rv5, whole genome shotgun sequence carries:
- the bdh1 gene encoding D-beta-hydroxybutyrate dehydrogenase, mitochondrial isoform X2, producing MCGVLCRPLQVKGKTVFITGCDTGFGLALAKHLHKLGFTIYAGCLLKDKGGEGAKELEEYHSDRMKVVQLDVCSEAQVTQAAEYIKDNLEDADRGLWAVVNNAGVSTFGQVEFTSMDTYKQVSEVNLWGTIRVTKAVLPMIRKAKGRVVNITSILGRMGNTLSSPYCISKYGLEAFSDCLRYEMKTWGVKVSIVEPGNFIGATAIMTRESIAITANKLWKEAPSQLKEDYGKAHFELVMAHIRSSSSSGQKDVAPVLDDITDAVTSKHPYTRYHTMEPHCWIRVQVMTHLPAAMSDFLYI